One Deinococcus sp. LM3 genomic region harbors:
- a CDS encoding iron ABC transporter permease, with protein MKTAGLVLLLLSAVVLGTGLGSVNVPPGEVLGALWRGVTGQELAGNDVIVWQIRLPRVVMGVLVGASLSVCGGAFQGVFRNPLADPYLLGVASGSALGATIAIVSGWPRTLIPVTALLLALAAVTCTLALAREGRRFPPNRLILAGVVVGSVLSAATTALILRGEDRARQVLAYTLGDLGFSGWPDVLTVLPYAALGGGALLLLARALDTLQLGELTARSLGVPVERLRLITVVAASVATAGAVAYVGVIGFVGLIVPHVVRLMFGPGHRTLLPLSALLGGALLVYADLLARTTPLSQVGIVTTLLGGPFFLWLLRRQSSE; from the coding sequence CTGAAGACGGCCGGGCTGGTGCTGCTGCTGCTCTCGGCGGTGGTGCTGGGCACCGGGCTGGGCAGCGTGAACGTGCCGCCCGGCGAGGTGCTGGGCGCGCTGTGGCGCGGCGTGACCGGTCAGGAGCTGGCCGGGAACGACGTGATCGTGTGGCAGATCCGCCTGCCGCGCGTGGTGATGGGCGTGCTGGTGGGCGCCAGCCTCAGCGTGTGCGGCGGCGCGTTCCAGGGCGTGTTCCGCAACCCGCTGGCCGACCCGTACCTGCTGGGCGTGGCGAGCGGCAGCGCGCTGGGCGCGACCATCGCCATCGTGTCGGGCTGGCCGCGCACCCTGATTCCCGTGACGGCGCTGCTGCTGGCGCTGGCCGCCGTGACCTGCACGCTGGCCCTGGCGCGCGAGGGCCGCCGCTTTCCGCCGAACCGCCTGATCCTGGCGGGCGTGGTGGTGGGCAGCGTCCTGAGCGCGGCCACCACGGCGCTGATCCTGCGCGGCGAGGACCGCGCGCGGCAGGTGCTGGCGTACACGCTGGGCGACCTGGGCTTCAGCGGCTGGCCGGACGTGCTGACGGTCCTGCCGTACGCGGCGCTGGGCGGCGGGGCGCTGCTGCTGCTGGCCCGCGCGCTCGACACGCTGCAACTGGGGGAACTGACCGCCCGCAGTCTGGGCGTGCCGGTCGAGCGACTCCGGCTGATCACGGTCGTGGCGGCCAGCGTCGCCACGGCGGGCGCGGTGGCGTACGTGGGCGTGATCGGCTTCGTGGGATTGATCGTGCCGCACGTGGTGCGCCTGATGTTCGGCCCCGGTCACCGGACGCTGCTGCCGCTCTCGGCACTGCTGGGCGGGGCGCTGCTGGTGTACGCGGACCTGCTGGCCCGCACCACGCCCCTGTCGCAGGTGGGGATCGTGACCACGCTGCTGGGCGGGCCGTTCTTCCTGTGGCTGCTGAGGCGGCAATCCAGTGAGTAG
- the xseB gene encoding exodeoxyribonuclease VII small subunit, translating to MTEPQPTPPGPVPYREAYARLSRIAAELESGEADLDRVLPLLEEAREAYAQCRERIEAVRGVLAGDWADGDPEDESDAE from the coding sequence ATGACTGAGCCTCAGCCCACCCCGCCCGGCCCCGTCCCGTACCGCGAGGCGTACGCGCGGCTGTCCCGCATCGCGGCGGAACTGGAATCCGGCGAGGCCGACCTGGACCGCGTGCTGCCCCTGCTGGAGGAGGCCCGCGAGGCGTACGCCCAGTGCCGCGAGCGGATCGAGGCGGTGCGCGGCGTCCTGGCGGGCGACTGGGCCGACGGCGATCCGGAAGACGAATCCGACGCTGAATAG
- a CDS encoding ABC transporter substrate-binding protein yields MNRTFLTAALTGFLTLGGASAATSYPLTLKDDLGRTVTVKAEPRRIVSMLPSTSETLCAIAACEKLVGVDAYSDYPQAVMKLPKMGGLYDPNIEAIIAQKPDLVLVSQYGKLEGPLTQAGITVVAVNPETYDEVFSKTLTLGRIVNREAQARALVTRMKSDIARVEILTRNVVRKPTAYLEIDPTPYSVGPNSFMGVLLTKAGARNIIPASMGDFPKVDPEFIVKANPQLILGVDAKTAGARPGWNSISALKTGRVVNIPAELNTMLGRPGPRLPQALRGLAKIVHPELFK; encoded by the coding sequence ATGAACCGCACGTTTCTGACTGCAGCCCTGACCGGCTTCCTGACCCTGGGCGGCGCGTCTGCCGCGACCTCCTACCCCCTGACCCTGAAAGACGACCTGGGCCGCACCGTGACGGTGAAGGCCGAGCCCAGGCGGATCGTGAGCATGCTGCCCAGCACCAGTGAGACGCTGTGCGCCATCGCCGCCTGCGAGAAGCTGGTGGGCGTGGACGCGTACAGCGATTACCCGCAGGCGGTCATGAAGCTGCCGAAGATGGGCGGCCTGTACGACCCGAACATCGAGGCGATCATCGCGCAGAAGCCGGATCTGGTGCTGGTCAGTCAGTACGGGAAGCTGGAGGGGCCGCTGACGCAGGCGGGCATCACGGTGGTCGCCGTGAACCCGGAAACGTACGACGAGGTGTTCAGCAAGACCCTGACGCTGGGCCGCATCGTGAACCGCGAGGCGCAGGCGCGGGCGCTGGTGACGCGCATGAAGAGCGACATTGCCCGCGTGGAGATCTTGACGAGGAACGTGGTGCGCAAGCCCACCGCTTACCTGGAGATCGACCCGACGCCGTACTCGGTCGGCCCGAACTCGTTCATGGGTGTGCTGCTGACCAAGGCGGGCGCGCGGAACATCATTCCGGCCAGCATGGGTGACTTCCCGAAGGTGGACCCGGAATTCATTGTGAAGGCCAACCCGCAGCTGATCCTGGGCGTGGACGCGAAGACGGCGGGCGCGCGGCCCGGCTGGAACAGCATCAGTGCACTGAAGACCGGGCGGGTCGTGAACATCCCCGCCGAGCTGAACACCATGCTGGGCCGCCCCGGTCCGCGTCTGCCGCAGGCGCTGCGCGGCCTGGCGAAGATCGTTCACCCGGAACTGTTCAAGTAA
- a CDS encoding NAD(P)H-binding protein has protein sequence MKITVIGAAGGVGRRVVHQAAQAGHAVTALVRTQEQADMVALHGAAPVLGDLTGHWQHALDGAEAVVWAAGAGTSGHYRAIDGDALIALTDELAGRAATGGPRRLVVVSSMGVDRPEQMPPFLHAVLRVKATSDAHVQASGLDWTILRPGGLTDTPGTGQVSAGLPAPRGMIPRDDVAAAVLAALHEPGSVGLTTELVSGSTPVREAIGGQ, from the coding sequence ATGAAGATCACTGTCATCGGAGCGGCCGGAGGCGTGGGCCGCCGCGTCGTGCATCAGGCCGCGCAGGCCGGTCATGCCGTCACCGCTCTCGTTCGCACGCAGGAACAGGCGGACATGGTCGCCCTGCACGGCGCGGCCCCCGTCCTGGGCGACCTGACCGGCCACTGGCAGCACGCCCTGGACGGCGCCGAAGCCGTCGTGTGGGCCGCCGGGGCCGGCACCAGCGGCCATTACCGGGCCATCGACGGCGACGCCCTGATCGCCCTGACCGACGAACTCGCGGGCCGCGCCGCCACCGGAGGCCCGCGCCGCCTCGTGGTCGTCAGTTCCATGGGCGTGGACCGCCCGGAGCAGATGCCGCCCTTCCTGCACGCCGTGCTGCGCGTCAAGGCCACCTCGGACGCGCACGTGCAGGCCAGCGGACTCGACTGGACCATCCTGCGCCCCGGCGGCCTGACCGACACGCCCGGCACCGGTCAGGTCAGCGCCGGACTGCCCGCCCCGCGCGGCATGATCCCCCGCGACGACGTGGCTGCCGCCGTCCTGGCTGCCCTGCACGAACCCGGCAGCGTCGGCCTGACCACCGAACTCGTCAGCGGCAGCACGCCCGTCCGCGAGGCCATCGGCGGGCAGTAG
- a CDS encoding lysophospholipid acyltransferase family protein, protein MSEVARPDLNGSRSPESGSPLRLARPEPGPPPVIPAVYRFVVNVTYLPVLASGMHLEVHGREHVPVAGTPLVVAANHVSGLDPFLVARALPPGRFLQFMAKKELFVPLVGDVIRAGGSFPVDRSGNDLGAVRTSLRILKAGGTVGIFPQGTRGGGELHGGAALIAAKGRAPILPAGISRDGKRWIVRFGEPISPRGGIKSVTAELGVALRELAVPVGRAY, encoded by the coding sequence ATGAGTGAAGTTGCCCGCCCTGACCTGAACGGCTCCCGCTCGCCCGAGTCGGGAAGCCCGCTGCGCCTCGCCCGGCCTGAACCCGGCCCGCCCCCCGTCATTCCGGCCGTGTACCGCTTCGTGGTGAACGTGACGTACCTGCCGGTCCTGGCGAGCGGCATGCACCTGGAAGTGCACGGCCGGGAGCACGTGCCGGTCGCGGGCACGCCGCTGGTCGTGGCGGCCAACCACGTGAGCGGCCTGGACCCGTTCCTGGTGGCGCGCGCCCTGCCGCCGGGCCGGTTCCTGCAGTTCATGGCGAAAAAGGAACTGTTCGTGCCGCTGGTCGGGGACGTGATCCGCGCCGGGGGATCATTCCCGGTGGACCGCAGCGGCAACGACCTGGGCGCGGTCCGCACGTCCCTGCGGATCCTGAAGGCGGGCGGCACGGTCGGCATCTTCCCGCAGGGCACGCGCGGCGGCGGCGAACTGCACGGCGGGGCGGCGCTGATCGCCGCGAAGGGCCGCGCACCCATCCTGCCGGCCGGGATCAGCCGCGACGGGAAACGCTGGATCGTGCGTTTCGGTGAGCCCATCTCGCCGCGCGGGGGGATCAAGAGCGTCACGGCGGAACTGGGCGTGGCGCTGCGGGAACTGGCCGTACCGGTCGGCCGGGCGTACTGA
- a CDS encoding ABC transporter ATP-binding protein, whose translation MQSPASSPDRLEAHDVHVQAGSFPAVRGVSATFAPGEFTAVIGPNGAGKSTLLRALIGLTPVTRGEVRLAGKPLRSWSRAERSRALAFLAQSEGLPAAARVRDVVALGRGAGDWRFGLLPRSPWTPEDEAAVDSALDRTDTRRFEDRRVSELSGGEAQRVALARALAAQPRFLLLDEPTNHLDLAYALDVVRYLRCEVAGGLGVVAVLHDLNLAARADRLVLLHAGQVLASGRPADVLTPAHLHAAYGVRVRVVQDADRLLVIPED comes from the coding sequence ATGCAGAGCCCGGCCAGCAGTCCGGACCGGCTGGAGGCGCACGACGTGCACGTGCAGGCCGGGTCGTTCCCGGCGGTGCGGGGCGTGAGCGCCACGTTCGCGCCGGGCGAGTTCACGGCCGTGATCGGCCCGAACGGCGCGGGGAAAAGTACGCTGCTGCGCGCACTGATCGGCCTGACCCCGGTCACACGCGGCGAGGTGAGGCTGGCCGGAAAGCCGCTGCGGAGCTGGAGCCGCGCCGAGCGGTCACGGGCACTGGCGTTCCTGGCGCAGAGCGAGGGCCTGCCGGCCGCCGCGCGCGTGCGGGACGTGGTCGCCCTGGGGCGCGGGGCGGGCGACTGGCGCTTCGGTCTGCTGCCCCGGTCCCCCTGGACGCCCGAGGACGAGGCCGCCGTGGACTCCGCGCTGGACCGCACGGACACCCGCCGTTTCGAGGACCGGCGCGTGTCGGAACTGTCGGGCGGCGAGGCCCAGCGCGTGGCCCTGGCGCGCGCGCTGGCCGCGCAACCCCGGTTCCTGCTGCTGGACGAACCCACCAACCACCTGGATCTCGCGTACGCGCTGGACGTGGTGCGGTACCTGCGCTGCGAGGTGGCCGGGGGGCTGGGCGTCGTGGCGGTCCTGCACGACCTGAACCTCGCGGCCCGCGCCGACCGGCTGGTGCTGCTGCACGCCGGGCAGGTCCTCGCCAGCGGACGGCCCGCCGACGTCCTGACGCCCGCGCACCTGCACGCGGCGTACGGGGTGCGGGTCAGGGTGGTGCAGGACGCAGACCGCCTGCTGGTTATCCCCGAGGATTAG
- a CDS encoding DNA-3-methyladenine glycosylase gives MPPSAPLTSHAPATAHLSLDPVLAGVIARVGDLPVLTPTPDPFGTLIRNVTGQQLSVKAAASIHARLTATLGEVTADTLLAASGDTLRGAGLSWAKVRTVQAIAQAAKTGAVEFAHLAAQDDEAVIAALLPLPGIGRWTAEMFLMFALARPDVFSLGDLALRQGLSRLHPDAAPADVLARWSPYRTLAARYIWADNARVKGGGEPV, from the coding sequence GTGCCTCCCTCCGCTCCGCTGACCAGCCACGCCCCGGCGACCGCGCACCTGTCCCTTGATCCCGTCCTGGCCGGTGTGATCGCCCGCGTGGGCGACCTGCCGGTCCTGACGCCCACCCCGGACCCGTTCGGAACGCTGATCCGCAACGTGACCGGGCAGCAGCTGAGCGTGAAGGCCGCCGCCAGCATCCACGCCCGCCTGACCGCCACGCTGGGCGAGGTGACCGCCGACACCCTGCTGGCCGCCAGTGGCGACACCCTGCGCGGCGCGGGCCTGTCCTGGGCGAAGGTACGGACCGTGCAGGCCATCGCACAGGCCGCGAAGACCGGCGCGGTGGAGTTCGCGCACCTGGCTGCGCAGGACGACGAGGCCGTGATCGCCGCGCTGCTGCCGCTGCCCGGCATCGGCCGCTGGACCGCCGAGATGTTCCTGATGTTCGCCCTGGCCCGCCCGGACGTCTTCAGCCTCGGGGACCTCGCGCTGCGCCAGGGCCTGAGCCGCCTGCACCCGGACGCTGCGCCCGCCGACGTGCTGGCCCGCTGGAGCCCGTATCGCACCCTGGCCGCCCGCTACATCTGGGCCGACAACGCCCGCGTGAAGGGCGGCGGGGAACCGGTGTGA
- a CDS encoding HRDC domain-containing protein, giving the protein MTDAPASLRPDARLVRLHAERGDPQARLAGALAALEGADWGLLLRDHAALALQLAALLGSGTLRVDPRVRVNRDALADAGLAAAPLDADWRGARAVWLLEATTDDLDRARRAGVPVIADATLAPGGDWLRRGAALAVYRDSVTLTGHGDAPLTALFGAGRAPTAVGAPPSDLSVSLALRDAATLPLRLARAARTAAQLAERLGGAAQLAGPTALLLSPDAAADTTAPSGGVLASARSVGGGVLLTPGLEDLSVSLELLRAAGTVRPEQPAQTQTQAQAQAQPERAPSEPSQPGRDRTPPAQERDGPPEARGDDRREFRRGGRDRAAFDRGGRPRRDEGRRDEARRDEGRRDEPRREDRPRREAGPDRVTFEAPAAAPTPTSTPATTPAPVQAPVQAPAEEVWEPEIVFSDTPSPAHMPLPMPVSSGPDAPNLPAGLPDVRHLDPLPADAPSETPASESEQPAPQTAQTPAADARTDAPAPRGDRPARSDRPARGERPDRGERPARNERQGRPLPRGAAPVTADLTPVTLVPDLPGGKEDPAADLTDDQAAVYARLRDWRNSEAKRQEISRFIVASNATLAEIARRVPYTEADLQEVRGMGPERLRKYGQQILEVVRG; this is encoded by the coding sequence ATGACTGATGCTCCTGCCTCCCTGCGTCCTGACGCCCGCCTCGTGCGCCTGCACGCCGAACGCGGTGACCCACAGGCGCGGCTGGCCGGCGCGCTGGCCGCGCTGGAAGGCGCCGACTGGGGTCTGCTGCTGCGTGACCACGCCGCCCTGGCCCTCCAGCTGGCTGCGTTGCTGGGCAGCGGCACCCTGCGCGTGGACCCGCGCGTGCGCGTGAACCGCGACGCCCTGGCCGACGCCGGACTGGCCGCCGCGCCGCTGGACGCCGACTGGCGCGGCGCGCGCGCCGTGTGGCTCCTGGAGGCCACCACCGACGACCTGGACCGCGCCCGCCGCGCCGGGGTGCCGGTCATCGCGGACGCCACCCTGGCCCCCGGTGGGGACTGGCTGCGGCGCGGCGCGGCGCTGGCCGTGTACCGCGACAGCGTGACCCTGACCGGGCACGGTGACGCGCCGCTGACCGCGCTGTTCGGCGCGGGCCGCGCCCCCACGGCGGTCGGCGCGCCCCCCAGCGACCTGAGCGTGTCGCTGGCCCTGCGGGACGCCGCGACCCTGCCGCTGCGACTGGCCCGCGCGGCCCGCACGGCGGCGCAGCTGGCCGAGCGGCTGGGCGGCGCGGCGCAACTCGCCGGCCCGACCGCGCTGCTGCTCTCACCGGACGCGGCGGCCGACACGACCGCGCCGTCCGGCGGGGTCCTCGCGTCGGCCCGTAGCGTGGGCGGGGGCGTGCTGCTCACGCCGGGCCTGGAGGACCTGAGCGTCAGCCTGGAGTTGCTGCGCGCCGCCGGGACGGTCCGCCCGGAGCAGCCCGCCCAGACACAAACCCAGGCCCAGGCCCAGGCCCAGCCCGAGCGGGCGCCGTCCGAGCCGTCCCAGCCGGGGCGCGACCGGACGCCACCTGCCCAGGAACGCGACGGCCCGCCCGAGGCCAGGGGAGACGACCGCCGCGAGTTCCGCCGGGGGGGCCGTGACCGCGCCGCGTTCGACCGTGGAGGCCGCCCCCGCCGCGACGAGGGGCGCCGGGATGAAGCTCGCCGGGATGAAGGGCGCCGTGACGAGCCGCGCCGTGAAGACCGGCCGCGCCGCGAGGCTGGCCCGGACCGCGTGACCTTCGAGGCGCCGGCCGCCGCGCCGACTCCGACCTCCACCCCTGCCACGACCCCCGCGCCGGTCCAGGCTCCAGTGCAGGCTCCGGCCGAGGAGGTCTGGGAGCCGGAGATCGTGTTCAGCGATACTCCCTCCCCGGCGCACATGCCGCTGCCGATGCCGGTCAGCTCCGGCCCGGACGCCCCGAACCTGCCGGCGGGCCTGCCGGACGTACGACACCTGGACCCGCTGCCCGCCGACGCGCCCTCTGAGACGCCCGCCAGTGAGTCGGAGCAGCCCGCGCCCCAGACCGCCCAGACGCCCGCCGCAGATGCCCGGACAGACGCGCCCGCACCGCGTGGCGACCGTCCGGCCCGCAGTGACCGGCCGGCCCGTGGCGAGCGCCCCGACCGTGGTGAACGCCCGGCCCGCAACGAGCGTCAGGGCCGCCCGCTGCCCCGCGGCGCCGCGCCCGTGACGGCCGACCTCACCCCGGTCACGCTGGTCCCGGACCTGCCGGGCGGCAAGGAGGACCCGGCCGCCGACCTTACGGACGACCAGGCCGCCGTGTACGCCCGCCTGCGCGACTGGCGCAACAGCGAGGCCAAACGCCAGGAGATCAGCCGGTTCATCGTGGCCAGCAACGCCACCCTGGCCGAGATCGCCCGCCGCGTCCCCTACACCGAGGCGGACCTGCAGGAGGTGCGCGGCATGGGCCCCGAACGCCTGCGTAAGTACGGTCAGCAGATTCTGGAAGTCGTGCGCGGCTGA
- a CDS encoding NAD(P)H-dependent oxidoreductase subunit E has translation MPAKYFPTHGHLLVCQGPNCQARGSALLHKALWNHLERASLAYYKRGGTLRLTESGCLGSCSFGPSLCVYRAAPGGGLEEAWYAAVDFPLAARIAQAVHEQGPLPAEHQYGPDGQG, from the coding sequence ATGCCAGCCAAGTACTTCCCCACCCACGGCCACCTGCTCGTCTGCCAGGGCCCCAACTGTCAGGCGCGCGGGTCGGCGCTGCTGCACAAGGCCCTGTGGAACCACCTGGAACGCGCCTCGCTGGCGTACTACAAACGCGGCGGGACGCTGCGCCTGACCGAGAGCGGCTGCCTGGGCTCGTGCAGTTTCGGCCCGAGCCTGTGCGTGTACCGCGCCGCGCCCGGCGGGGGCCTGGAAGAAGCGTGGTACGCCGCCGTGGACTTCCCGCTGGCCGCCCGCATCGCGCAGGCCGTACACGAGCAGGGGCCGCTGCCCGCCGAGCATCAGTACGGCCCCGACGGGCAGGGGTAG
- a CDS encoding flavin reductase family protein → MTQAPTPPDAQHFDLTALPAAARYKLLTATVVPRPIAWVGTLGADGHVNLAPYSFFGLMGSDPPVVAFAPGDRADGTPKDTALNIPPGGEFTVNMVSAALADAMSATATDFPHGHAEPDALGIALTPGVKVRVPRVAAAPAALECREVQTLMIGRTRIILGEVLGLTLRADAVQDAERHHVDTAALDLIGRLGGRGTYAHTRDTFTIDRIPFEEWQKGQ, encoded by the coding sequence ATGACCCAGGCCCCCACCCCGCCGGACGCGCAGCACTTCGACCTGACCGCGCTGCCCGCCGCCGCGCGCTACAAACTGCTGACCGCCACGGTCGTCCCGCGCCCCATCGCGTGGGTCGGCACGCTCGGCGCGGACGGGCACGTGAACCTCGCGCCGTACTCGTTCTTCGGGCTGATGGGCAGCGACCCGCCCGTCGTGGCGTTCGCGCCCGGTGACCGCGCCGACGGCACCCCCAAGGACACCGCGCTGAACATTCCGCCCGGCGGCGAGTTCACCGTGAACATGGTCAGCGCCGCCCTGGCCGACGCCATGAGCGCCACCGCCACCGACTTCCCGCACGGGCACGCCGAACCCGACGCGCTGGGCATTGCCCTCACGCCGGGCGTGAAGGTGCGTGTGCCGCGCGTGGCCGCCGCGCCCGCCGCGCTGGAGTGCCGCGAGGTGCAGACCCTCATGATTGGCCGCACCCGCATCATTCTGGGCGAGGTGCTGGGCCTGACCCTGCGCGCCGACGCCGTGCAGGACGCCGAACGCCACCACGTGGATACCGCCGCCCTGGACCTGATCGGCCGCCTGGGCGGGCGCGGCACCTACGCGCACACCCGCGACACCTTCACCATCGACCGCATTCCCTTCGAGGAGTGGCAGAAGGGACAGTAG